GCCAGCAGCAGCGCTACCAGCGTCGTCGGATTGAAAGCATTACGGAACGCTGCCGCAACTTTCGTTGCGCCAGTGCTGCGGTCACCCTCTATACCCAGTACGGCCATTTGCAAGACAGCTTTATTTGCCGGTGAACTTCGGCTTGCGCTTTTCCATGAACGCCTGGCGGCCCTCACGAAAATCCTGCGAGTCCATGCAGTCGGTGCCGACCTGCTTGATCGCGGCCATGTCGCGTTTGTCGGGATCCTTCAGCACCTGCGCGATGGTGATCTTGGCGGCCTTGATGGCGAGCGGCGCGTTGCCGGAGATCGTGCGCGCGATCTCCATGGTCGCATCCCACAGTTCGGTATCGGGTGAAACGCGATCGACAAGGCCGATCCGCAACGCTTCCGCGGAATCGATCTTCATACCCGTATACATGATCAGCCGCGCCCATGACGGCCCAACCAGCGAGACCAGATGGCGCAAGCCGTCATAGCCATAGGCGATGCCGAGCTTGGCTGCGGGAATGCCGAACTGGCTGTTGTCGCTGGCGATGCGAATATCGGCCGCCATCGCAACCTGCATGCCGCCGCCGAGGCAGAAACCCCTGATGCAGGCGATGATCGGCTTCGGATAATTCGCCAGCAATGCGCGCTGGGCTTCGCTCTTTTTCGAGTATTCTTCCGAGGCTGCCGCATTGTGGCGGACTTTTTCGAACTGGCTGATGTC
The Bradyrhizobium sp. KBS0727 genome window above contains:
- a CDS encoding enoyl-CoA hydratase produces the protein MLDVPKNNENNTEKSYADGKILQSVTDGVGVITFNNPAKRNAMSLDMWEGLGNALIELRDNDDVRVVIMVGAGDKAFVSGADISQFEKVRHNAAASEEYSKKSEAQRALLANYPKPIIACIRGFCLGGGMQVAMAADIRIASDNSQFGIPAAKLGIAYGYDGLRHLVSLVGPSWARLIMYTGMKIDSAEALRIGLVDRVSPDTELWDATMEIARTISGNAPLAIKAAKITIAQVLKDPDKRDMAAIKQVGTDCMDSQDFREGRQAFMEKRKPKFTGK